In the Candidatus Poribacteria bacterium genome, TTCTTATCCCCGGACCGGTAGCCGCCATCAGGGCTATGGAGAAGATCAGAAGCGGGAAGGCCAGGAGGATATCGACGATCATCGAGAGTATCGTATCTATCCATCCCCCGTAATATCCACCGATCAGTCCCAATACCGTCCCAACGGCAGCGGCGATCATAACCACCGTTACGCCTATGAATATGCTGATCCTGGAGCCGTAGATGATCCTGGAGAGTATATCCCTCCCCATTTGATCGCACCCAAGCGGATATCTCCAGCTTCCTCCCTCCATCCAGGCCGGTGGTTTGAGCCTTCGTGTGAGATCGCCGTCCTTGGGATCATGGGGCGCTATCAGAGGGGCAGCGATGGCCATAAGGATGAAGGATAGGACTATGATCCCACTTGCCAGACAGACCTTATCCCTTTTAAGCCTTCTCCAGTGATACCCCTTCATGTCACCTCGACCCTCGGATTGAGCCATATGTAAAGTATGTCCACCGCAAGGTTGACAAGCACATAGGTCGCAGCGTAGACCATGACTATCCCCTGGACGAGTGGATAATCGCGGGCATAGATGCCGTTAACCGCCAGTGATCCGAGCCCCGGCCAACTGAAAACCGTCTCGACGATCATGTTGCCGCTTAAGAGCACCCCTATCTGCAGGCCCAGCACGCTCACCGTGGGGATCAGAGCGTTTTTAAGGGCGTGTTTCATAACCACCTTCCACTCCGGAAGGCCTTTGGCTCTGGCCGTTCGGATGTAATCCTGCTCCAAAACCTCCAGCATGTTCGCCCTTATCATCCTGACCGTGACGGCCACGGCTATTCCCCCAAGCGTGATGGCCGGGAGGATCAGATGGCGGATCGAGCTTAGAAGGGCCCTTACATCAAGCGTGATAAGGCTGTCAAGCAGATAGAGGCCGGTGATCCTGTGTGGTTCGGCGCCGAAGGTGCTCCTGCCTGAAATCGGCAATACCTCCAAGCCCACGCCGAATATCAGTATCAAGATAAGCCCCAGATAAAAGCTGGGGAAGGATATCCCACCCAACGAAAGAAACGTGACGATCCTATCGAAAATGGAGTCGCGATACACGGCGGAGAGAACCCCCAGAGGGATGGAGATGACCACAGCTATCAGAAAGGAAGCAAGGCTTAACTCCACCGTCGCCGGTAGCCTGCTTTTTATGAGAGATATAACGGGCTGTTGCTCGGAGAAGGATCGGCCGAAATCGCCTCTCAGAGCGTTGAGGAGAAAGGCGGCGAACTGCTCGTGCAGAGGCTTATCAAGTCCGTATTCTCTCCTGAGCGCCTCTATCTCCTCCTTCGTGACGTGTCCCGCCTCGCCTATCATCAGCTCTATGGGATCCCCAGGGGCGAGATGCATCAGCATGAACACGATGAAGGCCACGCCGAACATCGTGGGGATCAGTCTGATAAGACGTCTGGCGATTATAACCCAGATGCCCTTCATCCCCTCGAAAGCCTCCTCAGAATCTCAGGTGGGAGTATTTCCTTCAGGGAAGACGGCACGGGCAGATCCATACCTTCAGA is a window encoding:
- a CDS encoding ABC transporter permease, which encodes MAQSEGRGDMKGYHWRRLKRDKVCLASGIIVLSFILMAIAAPLIAPHDPKDGDLTRRLKPPAWMEGGSWRYPLGCDQMGRDILSRIIYGSRISIFIGVTVVMIAAAVGTVLGLIGGYYGGWIDTILSMIVDILLAFPLLIFSIALMAATGPGIRNLILALVYKEWVPFYRLVRGEVLAARKMEYVESARSIGADDLYIIFRHILPNVLTPVVVLGTLDVANVILSEASLSFLGLGVQPPTPAWGLMVNEGRAHIMTGWWISTFPGVAIVILVLTLNLFGQGLREAFEPRLRKR
- a CDS encoding ABC transporter permease; translated protein: MKGIWVIIARRLIRLIPTMFGVAFIVFMLMHLAPGDPIELMIGEAGHVTKEEIEALRREYGLDKPLHEQFAAFLLNALRGDFGRSFSEQQPVISLIKSRLPATVELSLASFLIAVVISIPLGVLSAVYRDSIFDRIVTFLSLGGISFPSFYLGLILILIFGVGLEVLPISGRSTFGAEPHRITGLYLLDSLITLDVRALLSSIRHLILPAITLGGIAVAVTVRMIRANMLEVLEQDYIRTARAKGLPEWKVVMKHALKNALIPTVSVLGLQIGVLLSGNMIVETVFSWPGLGSLAVNGIYARDYPLVQGIVMVYAATYVLVNLAVDILYIWLNPRVEVT